One Archangium violaceum genomic window, GGCGCCGCGACGTGCACCGGGACGAAGGAGCGCTCCGGGCTCGCCTCCTCTCTCCTCCGCTTCTTCCACCACCTCAGCCGCTGCGGCCCAAGCCCATGGCGGCGGGCGAACTCCGCCACCGACAACCCGCTTTCTTCATACGCCTCGAGCACAGCCCGTGCTTCGGACTCCGACCAGTAGCTGCTCGCCGCTGCCCTCGCCAGTGTTGCTCCCACTTCTTCCGCGTTGCGTCCCATGTCCACTCCTCCTGGTTCGCAACGCTGCACGGCCCTCCCTTCTCTCGGAAGGTGTGGTCCGCCGAGCGCTTACACTGCCCGCATTGTCCCCCGAGGCCCGGGACCGGCTCTGCGGCGAGCCCACCACGAGCCAGGAGCGGGCGCTCCACGTGGCCCTCAACACCCCCGACATCGCTCTCATCCAGGGACCTCCGGGCACCGGCAAGACGAGCGTCATCGCAGCGCTCATGGAAAGGCTGGCGCAGACAGCAAACGAACTGGAGGCCATCTCCGGCTCGGTGCTGCTCACCAGCATCCAATACGACGCGGTGGAGAATGCCGCCGCGCGCACCGTGGTGTTCGGCCTGCCCGCCGTGAAGCAGGGGCGCAAGCGTGGCCGGGCGGACGGGCTGGACAACGTGGAGGCCTGGCGCAAGGAGCGCATCGACGCCCTGGAGTCCTCACTCGTCCAGGGACCGGGCAGCGCCACACTCGAGCGCATCCGGTTGCTCGTCACCGAGCACCTGGCCCAACCCGAGACGTTGGAGCAGACGGCGAGCGTGCTCCGAGACGTGGCGGACCTGAGACGAGAGCTCCTGCCGGGTCCGCTCCTGGACAGGTTGCGCCTGCGCGCCACCCAGCTGGCTCGGGGCACTACGAGCCCCGAGGGTGGAGAGGCATCGCCAGCACGAAGATAGAGAGTGCGTCACGAAAAGCACTGCTCCGCGGAAAGACACACGCGGAACGCAGAAATCCAGTAGCCCGCAAAGGCGAAGGCCCCGGGTCTCACATGGCGTGAGACCCGGGGCCTTCAAAAAAATCCGGCAGCGACCTACTCTCCCGCGCGGTTTCCCGCGGAGTACCATCGGCTCTGGAGGGCTTAACTTCCGTGTTCGGGATGGGAACGGGTGGGACCCCTCCGACATTGCCACCGGAAAACATGTGACTCGTGCATACAAAGGGTAGTTTTCAATTTCCTGCTGACAGAAGCTGGTGCCTTCTTCCGGGCCCGGCGCCGCTCGCTTCGGAGCGCGCTCAGGGGCCTCGACCTTGGCCTCGAATCCCTTACTCCCCCCTTGGGGTGGAGCCTGTGAGAGATTGAGGTAAAGTAAGCCGCACGACCAATTAGTACCGGTTAGCTCAACGCGTTACCGCGCTTACACACCCGGCCTATCAACGTCGTAGTCTTCGACGGGTCTTCAGGGCTTGCGCCCGGGATACCTATTCTC contains:
- the tnpA gene encoding IS66-like element accessory protein TnpA is translated as MGRNAEEVGATLARAAASSYWSESEARAVLEAYEESGLSVAEFARRHGLGPQRLRWWKKRRREEASPERSFVPVHVAAPPSREERETAAGAASMEVVLARGRRIRVEPGFDADALARLVRALEEAC
- a CDS encoding AAA domain-containing protein gives rise to the protein MALNTPDIALIQGPPGTGKTSVIAALMERLAQTANELEAISGSVLLTSIQYDAVENAAARTVVFGLPAVKQGRKRGRADGLDNVEAWRKERIDALESSLVQGPGSATLERIRLLVTEHLAQPETLEQTASVLRDVADLRRELLPGPLLDRLRLRATQLARGTTSPEGGEASPARR